Within the Leptotrichia sp. oral taxon 498 genome, the region TAATTTGTCTTCTAACAAATTCAAATCTTTTTCTTCAGATTCTCCTGCGAATGCATTGCCTACAACAACGTCAACAGTTTCTGAAATCATTCCTTCAATCAATTCTCTTAAATTCTCATTTTTTAAAATGGCATCTCTTTGCTCATAAACAGCTTCCCTTTGAGTGTTATTTACATCGTCATATTCAATAAGACTTTTTCTTGATGAAAAGTTTCGGCTTTCAATTCTTCTTTGTGCATTTTCAACCGATTTTGTAATTTGTTTATGACGAATGTCCTCATCTTCATCAATTTTTAATATTTTCATCATAGATTTTAATTTGTCTCCACCAAAAAGTCTCATCAAGTCATCGTCTAATGACAAATAAAATTCTGATGCTCCGGGATCTCCCTGACGGCCAGCACGACCTCTCAACTGATTGTCAATACGTCGAGATTCATGTCTTTCGGTCCCTAAAATGAAAAGTCCTCCAGCTTTTAGAACTTTTTCTCTATTCTCAGCGCACTCTTTCATATAGGTTTGATAGATATCCTCATATTCAGGCGTTCCTTTTATAGCAACTTTAGAAGCAAAAGATTCAGGATCTCCACCAAGTTTTATGTCGGTTCCCCTCCCTGCCATATTTGTCGCAATTGTTACAGTTTTAAATCTTCCAGCTTGAGATACAATTTCCGCTTCTCTTTCATGATGTTTTGCATTTAATATTTCATGCGGAATTCTTGCTTTTTTAAGTAGTGCCGAAACTTCTTCCGAGTGCTGGATAGATGCAGTTCCGACTAAGACTGGCTGTCCTTTTTCATATAATTCTTCAATTTTTCTTGCTATTGCTCGATATTTCGCATTTTTATTCATATAGATAACATCTGGCAAATCTTTTCTTATAACAGGTTTGTTTGTAGGAACAACTATAACTTTTAAGTTATAAATTTGTTTAAATTCTTCTTCTTCTGTTTTAGCTGTCCCCGTCATTCCTGACAATTTTTCGTACATCCTAAAATAATTTTGCAGTGTGATAGAAGCTAGAGTCTGATTTTCTCCCGCAACTTCCAAATGTTCTTTGGCTTCAATCGCTTGGTGAAGCCCGTCCGAATATCTTCTACCTTCCATAAGTCTTCCAGTAAATTCGTCAACTATTATAACTTCTCCATCATTGTTGATGATGTAATCTCTATCAATTTTAAACAGTTCTTTCGCTTTTAATGCCTGTGTTAAAAAGTGTGTAAGTTCAACATATTCAGGTGAATAAAGGTTATCAATTTTCAAAATTCTCTCAACGTTTTTAATCCCTTTGTCTGTAATTGTAACAGTATGTGATTTTTCATCAACTTCATAATCTTCCCAATCTTCGTCAGGAATTACAGTATTTTTTTTATCTTTTATTTCTTCAGTTTTGTAACTTCTTTTCAATCTTTTAGCAACTTCCGCAAAAGTGTTGTACCACTCTGTCGTCTCTTCAGCCGCTCCAGATATAATTAACGGAGTTCTCGCTTCATCAATTAAAATCGAATCCACCTCGTCGACAATTACAAAGTTATGTCCTCTTTGAACTTTTTCTTCAAGTGAACCAACCATGTTATCCCTTAAGTAGTCAAATCCAAACTCACTGTTTGTTCCGTAAGTTATATCCGCTTGGTAAGCGATTTTTCTCCGTTCTTGAGTAATATTTCCACCGATAAAATCAGATCTCAATCCCAAAAATTCAAATAACTCAGCCATGATATCCCTATCCCTTTTGGCTAAATAGTCGTTTACGGTCACGACATGCACCCCTTTTCCAGTTAGTGCATTTAAGTAAATAGGAAGTGTCGACATAAGTGTTTTACCTTCTCCAGTTTTCATTTCTGCAATACTTCCCTTATGCAAAATCATACCACCTATGATTTGGACATCGTAGTGACGCATTCCTATTATTCTTTTAGACGCTTCTCTTACAGTAGCAAACGCTTCTATTAAAATATCATCTAAAGTTTCTGATTTTGAAATTCTTTCTTTAAATTCCACAGTTTTGTGCTGCAATTGTTCATCTGTCATTTTTTCAAATAGTGGTTCAATTTCATTAATTTTCTCCACTACTTTTCTCATTTTTTTTATTTCTCTTTCATCTGAAGTTCCAAATATTTTTTCTCCAAGTTTTTTTAACATTTTATTCTTCTTTTTCCTTTCGATTTAAATTTATTTAATTTAATTAAAATTTTTTGTAATTAAAATCGAAAATTTTTATTCTCTTATTCGCAAGTCATTCTCTTTTCTTTTTTCAAAAAATCTGTCATTTTGGAATAAGTTTTTATTTCTTATTACATCGTCGAAAAAATCTATATTTTCATTAATTTTTGTAATAACGTGAAATTCATTTCGTGAATTGCTTTCAATTTTTTTTCTTTTTCCAATTTTTTTAAGTTCTTTAGCAAAGACATCATTTTTATCACTATTTATTTTGCTAATTTCATTCGCAATATCATCAATATCTTTATGCGACAAATTATTGTCGTTTACAAAGTTATTAAGTTTACTTGTGAATTTTGGCGTTCCCAAAAGACTCGAATAAGTCATCATAAAAATAATGCTCATAACGACTAAAACTATATTTTTTTTATTCATCTTGTCATTTCCTTATAAAATTTTAATATGCATTGTGTTCATTTAAAAGAATAGTTCCCTTGAAAAATAAAGTTATTGCATAAAGTTATTATATCAAATATGTTAAATTATATCAATAAAAAAATAGGAAAAATAGAAAGCTAAATAAATAAAAATTATTGTAACTTAACTTTAACTTCTTATTTTCAAAAAGAATGCAAGAATATTCAAAATCCAAAATTGCAAAGGATAAAAAATATAGAAAAACCATTTGTGAATTGGTGCCTTGCTTCCTTTTTTTCCATTATACAAAAATATGAATGGCAAAAATAAAAATGTTAAACCGTCGCTGTTATAGCAAAAACTGTCAAACCATGCTCTTGAATTAGGGTATTTTGCAGGATTTAACGATGGCGTAAATAATGGAATATATAACATATTCAAAATTAAAAATGTTATTATCTGCTTTTTTCTATTTCCATAGAATGCCCAAAAACTAATCATTGTAAACAAAGTCTGTATTCCACCTTCAAGTCCCATGATATAATTTCCAATCACAATAGGAACAAAAGAAAATACCAATCCCAAAATAAAAAGAAAAATTCCTAAAATATTATAAATTACTTTTTTACTACTTCTCCCTTTTTGCAAGAAATAAATTATTGTAAATCCAATCGCAAGACTTAAAAAAATATTATCTACTATTTGATATCTTTCTCCTAGTATGATAAATGAAATTACATTTCCAAATTGCATCAAAATAGCGGCTATCCACAATCTTGCCATATATTTTTTACGGTTTCTTGTATGATAAAAGCCTTCCACTGTAAAAAATGCAAATAATGGTGCCACAAATCTTGTGATTAAATGAATCCAAGATGGTAAAAATCCTGAAAATGCAAAAAATACTGAGTCTAAAAACATAAAAAATAAAGCAATATATTTCAACTGATTTGTATTTAATTTTTTCATAAAATCCTCCTCAAATATTATTTTTGTAAAAAATTATAACACTTTTATCAGATAGATTTATAATATTTTATATAAAATAATCTTTATTATTAAAAATAAATAAAATATTTTTAAAAATTGAACTAATAAATATAAAATTTTTATATTTGAAAAAATAAGCACATTATTTTAATATGTTTAGGTGTTGTATTTTAATTATAAAATCCATATTACAAATTCCAAAGTAAAAATTCCCAATCCTCATTCTTAATTTCTTCATTAGACCTGTTCGATAACCTTGTATAAAAAATTAGAATAGGGTATAATAATACTGGTGATGAAGATGATAGATAATATTGAAAGAATAAAAAAACTTAAAAAAGAGAATTATCAAAAAATTTTTGGCATAAAAAAAGATACCTTTGACAAAATGCTGAAACTTTTGAATGAAACATACATAACTGAACATTTGAAAGGCGGGCATCCGCCAAAACTATCAGTTCTTGACAGGCTTGTAATCATGCTGTCATATTATCGCGAGTATAGAACTATGGAAAATATCGCCTTTGATTACGGCGTTGCCAAAAGCACCATTTGCGAGAGCATCAAATGGGCTGAAGGCATACTGATAAAGAGCGAGGCTTTTTCCTTGCCTAAAAAAAGGGAGCTTGCTAATGATGTAGACATTGAGGCGGTATTGGCTGATGCTACGGAATGTGAAATTGAGCGTCCTAAAAAAAACAGCAGAAATACTATTCGGGGAAAAAGAAAAAACACACTGTAAAGGCTCAGATAGCTGTGAACGAGAAGGACTTGAAAATCCTTAATGTTTCATTTTCATATGGGAGCGTGCATGATTTCAAGCTTTTATGCGAAAGCGGCCTACATTTTTCAAAGGATGTAGTTTTAATTGCAGATAAAGGATATCTTGGAATCAACAAGATACACAGTAATAGCCTGATACCGAAAAAGTCGACAAAGAAGCACAAATTAACGAAAGAGGAAAAGAAATACAATTCAATTATTTCAAAGCGGAGAATTTACATAGAGCATGTGAACAGATGTATTAAGAAATTTAAAATAGTGTCTGGACGTTACAGAAATAAAAGGAAGAAATTTTTTATGAGATTCTCATTAATTTGTGCAATTTATAATTTTGAATTATAGGTTATCGAACAGGTCTAATTTAATAACTTCGTGGATTGAATAAGAAACTTAAAATAGAAGTTTTTATTTACCTTTAAATGTTTTGCTTCATCTCAATTTTTTTATTATGATTGAAAAATTTTTCAAATAATGGTAATATTATTCTTGTATAATTTTATAAAAATAAAAAAATTTTAAACATAATTATTAAAGGAGAAGAATGAAAAAAACACTTTATAAAAAAGTCTTTTCTGTAGGACTTCCAGTTGCAATAGAAAATATGATTTACAGCCTTATGAATTTTATTGACATATTTATGGTTGGAAAAAATAATGTAGCTCTTGGACTTGGAACAATTGCAGTTGCTGGAACAGGATTTGCCAATCAAATATTTATGATTTTCGTGACCTCGCTTTTTGGAATGAACAGCGGTGGCGGAATTTTAGCAGCTCAGTATTTTGGGAACAAAGATTATAAAAATTTGAAGCGATGCCTTGGAATTACAATAATTGTTGGATTTGTGTTTTCGTTAATTTTTTTCTTTGCAGGAATTTTTATTCCAGAAGTTATAATTTCGATATTTACAAAAGATGCAAATGTTATAAAAGTTGGAGCAGCATATATGAAAATAGTCGCTTGGGTTTATCCACTTATGGGAGTTGGACTTGCGTTTAATATGCAGCTTCGTGCGATTGGAAAGACAAAATATTCGTTTTATTCAAGTGTCATTGGACTAGTCGTAAACTTAATGTTTAATACTGTGTTAATATTTGGATATTTTGGTTTTCCTGCGTTAGGAGTTAGAGGGGCTGCAATTGCGACTGTCATTGCAAGAATCATAAGCACCTTTTATATAATTTTTATAATTTATAAATTGAAGTTGCCAATTGCGGGGAAAATAAGCGAATTATTTGATTTATCGCCACATTTTTTTGTAAAAGTTATGAAAATTTCGCTTCCAGTATTTTTGCATGAAATACTTTGGGTTTTGGGGTCAAGTGTCTACATCGTAATTTTTGGACGAATGGGAACAAATTATGCGGCTTCGATTCAGACGGTAAAAGCAATAAGCAGCTTAGTTTTAACATTATTTTTTGGACTTTCAAGCGCAACTTCAGCGATTATTGGAAATGAAATTGGTGCGGGGAATGAAGAAAATGCCTACAACTATTCTATGATTTTATTAAAAGTGTCATTTTTTTGTGGACTTTTAGTCGGACTTTTTGTGCTTTTATTCAGTCCGTTAATTTTGTCGCTGATGGGAATTTCTAAAAGCATTTACCCATTGACAAAGCAAATTGTAAAATCAGAAGTTTTTATAATTGTTGTAAAATCTTTGAGTCTGCAGCTTTTAGTTGGAATTTTAAGAGCTGGGGGAGATGTGATTTGGACGATATTTATGGATTTAATTCCGCTTTGGTGTGTTGCAATTCCAATCACATATTTTACAGGACTTCAGCTAGGGTGGCCAATTTATATAGTTTATTTACTTTCATGCAGCGACGAAGTCATAAAAATTTGGCCTTGTATTAAAAGATTAAAAAGTAAAAAATGGATTAATAATCTGGTAAGTTAGGGAGAAAAAAATATGAAAGAAAATATAAAAAAGAATATAATAAAAAGAAGTTTTACAATAGGAGTTTTATTTTTTCTTGTGTCTTGTTCTACAATAAAGACGCCACCTGAGGGAGTCGACTATGAAAGCCCGGTTAGAGATAGTAAAAATGTCGACTTTCACTATGATTTAACATATTTGGACAAAGATGGAAATATTAAATATGATAGAAAGATTTGGGATGCGACTTACGAAGTTGTCGATAATGCAAAAGATTATTTGGTAATCGAAATGTTTTTATTTAACGATATTTATAACAAAGATGTGGATAAATTTCCTGAATTTGCAAAAGAATACACGAGAAGGCTTGTGAAAAAGAAAATGGAAAATCCAAATTTAAAAGTATATATATTATCGGACGAAAATAATGATTTGTATGGAGCATTTGAGCATCCGCTTATCACAGAAATGAAAAATGCTGGAATTGATGTTATAGATGTGGATATTTACAAGTTAAAAGACACTTTTCCATGGTATTCGCCCATTTGGCGAAGTGTGATAAAACCTTTTGGGAACCCACAGGGAAAAGGATGGATTACTAATTTTTATGGACCGATGTGGCCAAAACTTACGCTTAGAAATTTATTTCGTGCTTTAAATGTAAAAGCTGACCACAGAAAGATTTTTTTGAATGAAGATAAAGTTGTAATTGCGAGTGCAAATATTCACGATCCTAGTTATTTTCATGAAAATGTGGCAATTTCTGCTGATGGAGAAATTACTAAAGACATTTTAAGAGATTTACAGCTGGTTGCAAAATTTTCAGGTGGAAATATAGATGTCTCAAGTGAAAGTGAAGCTAAAAAACCTGTTAATATAAAAAATTTTCAAGCATCAAAAATTAAATTTAAAGAAGATGAAAGTTTAAAATCAGATTTGCAAAAACAAGTTGAACAAATTGAGAAGAATAAAGGAAATTTTGTAGATAAAGGAACGAAAGAATTTTACGAAACGGGAGAACTTACAAAAAATGAAGATGTTTTGCAAAATGATGATCCAAATAATAGTTACAAAGTTCAATTTGAGTCAGAAGCTAAGATTGGTGAAAATTTAGACAAAGATATTGACAGTTTAAAAGCTGGGGACGAAGTTCTTATGGGAATGTACTTTTTGGCGGACAGACCAGTTATAGATAAACTTATTAAAGCGGCTAACCGTGGAGTCAAAGTGAGAATTATTTTTGACAGAAGCAGGGATGCTTTTGGAATGAGTACAAATGGACTTCCAAATAAACCTGTTTCAAAAAAATTAAAGAAAAAAACAAAGAATAAAATCGAGATAAAATGGTATTTTACAAACAATGAACAATTTCATACAAAGATAATGCTAATGAAAAAAACAGATGGAAATGTTATAATACATACAGGTTCTGCGAATTATATTAAAAAAAATATTCGTGGCTACATAATGGATGCCAATTTAAGAGTTTTGACAAATAAAGATTCTAAGCTGACAAAAGATGTCTACAACTATTTTGACAGATTGTGGGAAAATAGAGATGGACTGTTTACAATAAATTTTGATGATGAGCCAACGACGAAAGCAAGTCAAGACTTTATGTACAAAATATTAGATGCGGCGCAATTAGGTTCGTTTTAAAATAATAAAAAATATAAATAATTTTAAAAGAGAGGAAAAAACTATGAAAATGAGAAAAAAAATGACATTTTTGCTAATTATATTAGCACTGGGAACAATGACAGTATCTTGTAAAAAGAAAGCAAGAAACAATAAGTCGGCACAGACACAGATTTCAAATAAACCAATAAATACAGATATTTTCAATTTAGGAGCGAAACAAGCACAAGGAAATCCAAATATCCAAAATCTGACTCCTGAAGAACAACAAAAATTGATTGACAATCAAATTGATCCAGCAAAAGTTTCAGAAGCGTTGACAAAAGCGCAAAATGGAGATAAAGAATCAATTATGTCATTGGCACAACTTTATTACAATTTAAAAGATAATAACAAAGTAAAACAAATTTTGCAGTATGGAGTTGATAAAGGTTACCCTGAAGCAATTTATAATTTGGCAGTAATTTTAAAACAGGAAGGAAATACAGAACAAGCTAATAAACTTATGGCACAACTTCCAAGAACTGAAAGAGTTGTGAGAAGACAAGGGGGAAGAGTTGTAAGCAGTGGAGGACCTGTCATGATTAGACAGCTTAGAATGCGTCTAGGAGCTGAAGAATATAATAGAGCGGTAGATTTGGTAAGAGCCAAAAAATATGATGAAGCCAAAAAATATTTTGAAAAAGCCTACAATGCCGGAATAAAAGAAGCGGATGTCCGTATAGCGCTTATTAATAAAGAACAAAAAAATACAGATGAGTCTGTAAAATGGTTTCAAAAAGCAGCTAATCGTGGTGTAAAAGAAGCAAATTTTGAAGTGGGAGCAATGCTTTATGACAGTGGAAAACAAGAAGAAGCTAGACCCTATTTACTAAAAGCATATAAAGCGGGAAATAAATCACTTGCCATGCCTATTGCAATGTCGTATCATAACCAAAAAGATACAGCTGAAGCGGTAAAATGGTATAAAATTGCTGCACAAAACGGAGATAAAAATGCAAAAGCGACACTTGAAAGACTTGAAAGACCAAATTCTTCAGGTGAAAACAGTTCTACAACTAAAGGTGAAGAAGGAAAATCTAGAAACTCTACGACTTTTTTAGGAAATCAAAATTCAAAAAGTCTTACTGAAAGCACTTTAAACAGTGTTAAAAGTAAAGGTAAAGCTGAAGAGGAGAAAAAAATAGAGGAAAAGAAAGATACAAGCGAAAAACATAATAATGAAAAAAAAGAAGTAAATATAGATGAAATTATGAACAGTAAAGCAAAAGAATATAGCAAATAAAAAATATTGACATTTAAAAAAAAATGTTGTATACTAATTATACAATAATCAAATTAAATAACTTATCAAGAGAGATATTAGGGACAGGCCCGTTTTGAGTATCCAGCAACCTGTATTTACAAGGTGCTAAATCCTGGCATTGAATGCGAAGATAAGAATTATAATTCTCTTCCTAGCAGGAAGAGATTTTTTTTTAAATATTTGAAATGAAATTTAGGAGGAAAAAATGGGAAAAAAAGTTTATTTTACATCAGAATTTGTATCACCGGGGCATCCAGATAAAATTTGTGACCAAATTTCTGATTCAATTTTGGATGCTTGTTTAAAAGATGATGAAAATTCAAGAGTTGCTTGTGAAGCGTTTGCAACAACTGGACTAGTTGTTATAGGTGGAGAAATTACAACTAAAACTTATGTAGATGTACAAAAAATTGTGCGAGAAAAAATAACTGAAATTGGATATAGACCTGGAATGGGATTTGACGCTGACTGTGGTGTGTTAAATACTATCCATTCTCAATCGCCAGATATTTCAATGGGAGTTGACACAGGTGGAGCTGGAGATCAAGGAATTATGTTCGGTGGTGCGGTAAACGAAACTGAAGAGCTTATGCCGCTTGCGCTTGTTCTATCTCGTGGAATTATTCAAAAATTGACAAAACTTACTAGAAGTAAAGAGCTTTCTTGGGCTAGACCTGATGCTAAGGCTCAAGTTACGCTTGCTTATGATGAAAATGGTAAAGTTTTAGGAGTAGATACAATTGTATTATCAGTTCAACACAACGAAGAAGTTACGCAAAAACAAATTGAAGAAGATTTAAAAGAAAAAGTGATAAAACCTGTACTTGAAAAATATGATTTAAAAATTGACGAAGTTAGAAAATTTCACATAAATCCGACTGGAAGATTTGTAATTGGAGGGCCTCACGGGGATTCTGGGCTAACTGGAAGAAAAATTATAATTGACACTTATGGTGGATATTTTAGACATGGTGGAGGAGCATTTTCTGGAAAAGATCCATCAAAAGTTGACAGATCGGCTGCCTATGCGGCAAGATGGATTGCTAAAAATATCGTTGCAGCGGGACTTGCCACTAAATGTGAAGTTCAGTTGTCTTATGCGATTGGAGTTGTTGAGCCGGTGTCAATAAGAGTCGAAACATTTGGGACTGGAACTGTTGACGAAACTAAAATTGAAGAAGCTGTTTCTAAAATTTTTGATTTAACACCTAGAGGTATTGAAAAATCGCTTAGTCTTAGAAAACCGTCGTTTAGATATCAAGATTTGGCGGCATTTGGACATATTGGACGAACTGATATTGATTTACCTTGGGAAAAGCTTGACAAAGTTGAAGAAATAAAAGAAGCATTAAAATAAAAAAAATTAAAAAAATAGTAAAATAAATTATGTAAATTTAGCATATTAATGAAAAAAGTACAAAACCATTTAATATATTTTAAAGGAGGAATTGTGAAAAAATTTAAAATTTTATTTTTCGTTATAGTTATTTTAATTTTAGGAATAGGGATAAAAAGTATTTTTTTTAAAAGTAAAACAAAAAATGATGATCCTGTGGTATTTAATTTAGGAATTAATTACAACACATTAGATCCACATTTATTTACGGAAATGATTTCTGCTCAAGTTGACAGTTCTATTTATGAAGGACTTTTGCGTCTTGACAAAAAAGGAAACTATACTGGTGGAGTGGCTGAAAGTTTTACAGAAAATAATAATAAGATGACTTTTAAAATTAGAAAAAATGCCAAATGGAGTGACGGTTCTAGGGTTACTGCAAATGATTTCGTGTTTGCATTTAGAAGAGTTTTAAATCCTAAAACAGCTGCAAGATTCTCAGAAATGCTTTTTCCAATAAAAAATGCGGAGAAATATTATGAGGGTAAAGCAAAAGCTGATGAATTAGGAGTTAAAGCGATAGATGATAATAACCTTGAAATAGAATTTGAACATCCAGTTGCTTACTTTAAATATATTTTAACACTTCCAATAACAGCACCTATTAAAGAAGATTTTTATAAAACTCACGAAAAGACTTTTGCTGTAAATTTAGATAGTTTTTTGTTTAATGGACCGTATAAAATAACAAAATTAAGCGATGGGGAAACATTACTTGAAAAAAATGAAAATTATTGGAATGCTAAAAATATAAAAATACCTAAAATAAAATACATTGTTTCTTCAGATTTCCATGCTGTAGATAATTTAATAGAAAATGGAGAAATTGATATTTCGAGAGTTGAAAACTATAATCTTGAAAAATATAGAAAAGATAAAACATTAAATTCTTTCTTAATAGGAAAACTGTGGTATTTAGATTATAATTTAAATAATAAATTTTTGAAAAATCAAAAATTAAGACAAGCTATTTCAATGGCGATTGACAGAGATGTGAATATAAAAAAAATAAAAAACAACGATGGTTCAATAGCCGCAAGATCAGTAATTAGTAATCAAATTTCTGGATATTCAAAAAAATATAGGGAAGAATATCCTGATAATAATTACATAAATGATAAAGATCCAAAATTGGCTAAAAAATTATATGACGAAGCATTAAAAGAACTTGGAGTGAAAGAGCTTGAACTGGGATTACTCGCAGGAAATTCTGATCCTGAAACATTGGAAATACAGCATATTCAGGAAGAATTAAGAGTAAAATTGGGATTAAAGACAAAAATAACAGTTGTATCGCTAAAAGAGCGTCTAAATATGACACGAAGCGAAAAGTACGACATCGTTCTAAATACTTGGTCACCAAAATATGACGATGCTACTACATATTTTGACAGATGGAAGACAAAAGATAATAAAAATGCTTCTGTTTGGCGAAAACAAAAATATGATTTGTTAGTTGACGAAATTTACAAAATGCCAAAAAGTGCTGAAAGGGATAAGAAAATTAACGAAGCAGAAAAAATCTTAATTGACGACGCAGTAATTGCACCAATTTATTTTGCAATCGAAAATACTTACACAAATCCTAAAATTCACGGACTTGTTCGAAGAGAAATAACAGGAATAACAGATTTTACATATGCGTATATTAAATGATTTATAATTTATTTTAACAACATAATTTAAATATAAAAAAGTTTCTTAAATAATGTAACTAAAAAATTGCATTTTTACAGAAACTTTTTTTATAAAATATTTTGTAAATCGAAAAAGAAAGAAAAAAATAAATAAAGAGAAAAAATTTGATATAATTTATTTTTTGTAGTAAAATATAAAAAAATATTAAATATTAAAGGAGTGAACTTATGAAACTAAAAAAATATTCTAAAATATTTATGGGTTTAACACTTTTAGGAATTTTGTCAAGCTGTACTACTGCACCACTTACAGGAAGAAAACAGCTTAGCCTTGTCAGCGATGAAAGTGTCAGAGAGAGCTCAATATCTTCTTACAACGAATTTATTCGTCAGGCGAGTGCAAAGGGACTTCTTGCTAATAATACGGCTGATGGGCAAAGACTTAGAAGAATAGGAAACAGAATATCTTCAGCGGTTGAACAGTATTTACGTGAAAATAATTTATCGAGTAAAGCTAAAAATTTGGACTGGGAATTTAACTTGATAAAAAGTAACGAAGTAAATGCTTTTGCTATGCCAGGTGGAAAGATTGCCTTTTATACGGGAATTTTGCCAGTGTTAAATACAGATTCTGGAA harbors:
- a CDS encoding peptide ABC transporter substrate-binding protein, which encodes MKKFKILFFVIVILILGIGIKSIFFKSKTKNDDPVVFNLGINYNTLDPHLFTEMISAQVDSSIYEGLLRLDKKGNYTGGVAESFTENNNKMTFKIRKNAKWSDGSRVTANDFVFAFRRVLNPKTAARFSEMLFPIKNAEKYYEGKAKADELGVKAIDDNNLEIEFEHPVAYFKYILTLPITAPIKEDFYKTHEKTFAVNLDSFLFNGPYKITKLSDGETLLEKNENYWNAKNIKIPKIKYIVSSDFHAVDNLIENGEIDISRVENYNLEKYRKDKTLNSFLIGKLWYLDYNLNNKFLKNQKLRQAISMAIDRDVNIKKIKNNDGSIAARSVISNQISGYSKKYREEYPDNNYINDKDPKLAKKLYDEALKELGVKELELGLLAGNSDPETLEIQHIQEELRVKLGLKTKITVVSLKERLNMTRSEKYDIVLNTWSPKYDDATTYFDRWKTKDNKNASVWRKQKYDLLVDEIYKMPKSAERDKKINEAEKILIDDAVIAPIYFAIENTYTNPKIHGLVRREITGITDFTYAYIK
- the metK gene encoding methionine adenosyltransferase, coding for MGKKVYFTSEFVSPGHPDKICDQISDSILDACLKDDENSRVACEAFATTGLVVIGGEITTKTYVDVQKIVREKITEIGYRPGMGFDADCGVLNTIHSQSPDISMGVDTGGAGDQGIMFGGAVNETEELMPLALVLSRGIIQKLTKLTRSKELSWARPDAKAQVTLAYDENGKVLGVDTIVLSVQHNEEVTQKQIEEDLKEKVIKPVLEKYDLKIDEVRKFHINPTGRFVIGGPHGDSGLTGRKIIIDTYGGYFRHGGGAFSGKDPSKVDRSAAYAARWIAKNIVAAGLATKCEVQLSYAIGVVEPVSIRVETFGTGTVDETKIEEAVSKIFDLTPRGIEKSLSLRKPSFRYQDLAAFGHIGRTDIDLPWEKLDKVEEIKEALK
- a CDS encoding M48 family metallopeptidase, whose translation is MKLKKYSKIFMGLTLLGILSSCTTAPLTGRKQLSLVSDESVRESSISSYNEFIRQASAKGLLANNTADGQRLRRIGNRISSAVEQYLRENNLSSKAKNLDWEFNLIKSNEVNAFAMPGGKIAFYTGILPVLNTDSGIAFVMGHEIGHVIGGHHSEGASNQALAGVAASVTGLFAGNLVTSLVSEGLSIGLLKFNRTQEYEADKYGMIFMAMAGYNPADAITAQERMESIGGRNIEILSTHPSGKNRVEAMRKFLPEAMKYYKK